A window of the Henckelia pumila isolate YLH828 chromosome 3, ASM3356847v2, whole genome shotgun sequence genome harbors these coding sequences:
- the LOC140893011 gene encoding COP1-interacting protein 7-like: MDQWVGFAFDDHVFFADTFGATRLRGACLDFKELYKQKHSDDQWMDEYATEFSYMGAPGIFLQVKIFTAMVFPLACLNLYLIWLPLQFQMEVKILCWN, from the exons ATGGATCAGTGGGTAGGGTTCGCCTTCGATGACCACGTTTTCTTTGCAGACACATTTGGAGCCACACGTTTGAG AGGAGCATGCCTTGATTTTAAGGAGCTATATAAGCAGAAGCATTCAGATGACCAATGGATGGATGAATATGCAACTGAGTTTTCATACATGGGAGCTCCTGGAATTTTTCTGCAGGTGAAAATATTCACGGCAATGGTATTTCCACTAGCTTGTCTGAATCTCTATCTGATTTGGCTTCCACTCCAGTTTCAGATGGAAGTAAAG ATCTTGTGCTGGAATTAA